A window of the Dyadobacter pollutisoli genome harbors these coding sequences:
- a CDS encoding MFS transporter — protein MKPQLAQKRWFRIIPVVFVTYSLAYLDRANFGFAVAGGMAKDLDITPNTSTLLSSLFFLGYFFFQIPGAHYAATRTAKKLIFISLILWGALAAATGMVNDTTSLIVIRFMLGVVESAVMPAMLILLSQWFTKEERSRANTFLILGNPVTVLWMSVLSGYLIDSMGWRWMFILQGAPGIIWAFIWWRLIDERPMNANWLTEEEKRAVEEKLQAEQAGIKPVKNYAEAFKSTKVILLCFQYLLWSVGVYGFVMWLPSIIKAAPNMSMVNTGWLSAVPYLFAVIGMLAASYFSDKTGNRKIFVWPFLLIAAICLYGAVFLGPDKFWISYALLVVAGGALYTPYGPFFAAIAEILPKNVAGGAIGLINSLGALGSFAGSYLVGYLNTQTGNFNASYTLMAVALVLATIISFVVIPTPVRSTPKPVDIGQL, from the coding sequence ATGAAACCACAGCTAGCCCAAAAACGATGGTTCCGCATCATTCCGGTTGTTTTTGTCACATACAGCCTCGCGTACCTCGACAGGGCAAATTTTGGTTTTGCAGTAGCCGGCGGCATGGCCAAAGATCTTGACATTACCCCCAATACTTCCACATTACTGAGCTCATTATTCTTCCTGGGTTATTTCTTTTTCCAAATTCCCGGCGCACATTACGCAGCGACGCGCACAGCCAAAAAACTGATATTCATTTCACTGATCCTCTGGGGAGCACTCGCAGCTGCTACCGGGATGGTCAATGATACCACTTCGCTCATCGTGATCCGGTTTATGCTAGGCGTGGTAGAAAGTGCGGTAATGCCTGCTATGCTGATCCTTTTGAGCCAGTGGTTTACCAAAGAAGAACGCTCGCGGGCCAATACTTTCCTGATATTGGGAAATCCGGTTACGGTGCTCTGGATGTCGGTATTGTCCGGCTACCTCATCGATTCCATGGGCTGGCGGTGGATGTTTATTTTGCAGGGAGCGCCGGGCATTATCTGGGCATTTATCTGGTGGCGCCTGATCGACGAGCGTCCAATGAATGCAAACTGGCTTACGGAAGAAGAAAAACGCGCTGTGGAAGAAAAGCTTCAGGCAGAGCAAGCTGGCATCAAACCTGTTAAAAATTATGCAGAGGCTTTCAAATCCACGAAAGTGATCCTGCTATGTTTTCAATATTTACTATGGAGCGTCGGCGTTTATGGATTTGTAATGTGGCTGCCTTCCATTATCAAAGCGGCCCCCAATATGAGCATGGTGAATACGGGCTGGTTATCCGCCGTACCCTATCTTTTTGCTGTCATTGGAATGCTGGCTGCGTCCTATTTTTCAGACAAAACCGGCAATCGCAAAATATTCGTCTGGCCATTTTTATTGATCGCAGCCATATGCCTTTATGGAGCAGTATTCCTTGGGCCTGATAAGTTCTGGATCTCCTATGCGTTGCTGGTTGTAGCGGGAGGGGCGCTTTACACACCCTACGGCCCTTTCTTTGCAGCTATTGCTGAAATCTTGCCTAAAAATGTAGCTGGCGGCGCGATCGGGCTGATCAATAGTCTTGGCGCATTGGGTTCATTTGCAGGCTCCTACCTGGTAGGCTATCTCAATACCCAAACCGGGAATTTCAATGCTTCTTATACACTGATGGCGGTGGCGTTGGTACTTGCTACCATTATTTCCTTCGTCGTGATACCCACGCCTGTTCGTTCCACGCCCAAACCTGTGGATATCGGGCAATTATGA
- a CDS encoding type II toxin-antitoxin system VapC family toxin codes for MGKRYLIDTNIIPKYLQESLSEDGLSLIDNILDSGEAQISVITRIELLGFSPNREDLLQFITQFISVTTEYELTELIVQKTIEIRKLFKVKIPDAIIAATALCHNLILLSDNDPDFGKILHLKYINPRKYQV; via the coding sequence ATGGGAAAGAGATATCTGATCGACACCAACATTATTCCTAAATATCTGCAAGAAAGCCTCTCAGAGGACGGGCTAAGTCTAATAGATAACATCTTAGATAGCGGCGAGGCCCAAATATCGGTCATAACAAGGATCGAGCTCCTGGGGTTTTCACCTAATAGAGAAGATTTACTTCAATTCATTACCCAGTTTATAAGTGTAACGACTGAATATGAACTAACAGAACTGATTGTGCAAAAGACAATTGAGATAAGAAAATTATTCAAGGTCAAAATACCCGACGCCATCATTGCGGCAACCGCTCTCTGCCACAATTTGATTTTGCTATCAGACAATGATCCCGACTTTGGCAAGATCCTGCACTTGAAATACATCAATCCCAGAAAATACCAGGTTTAA
- a CDS encoding D-2-hydroxyacid dehydrogenase → MKIVILDGYTLNPGDLDWAPLHLLGNVTVYDRSKEDEIVERAADAEIILVNKVVLSEKILDQLPNVKYIGVMATGFNNIDIAAAQKHNITVTNVKAYGPASVAQQTFALLLALVNHAELHSQSVFNGEWVSSPDFCYWKTPLTELAGKTMGLVGLGDIGSQVAKIALAFGMKVVAYRKNPAQTDNDDIKMVTLEALFKSSDVVSFHCPLTEETKNLINAERLSWMKPNAVILNTGRGPLINEADLAEALHNGSIAGAGLDVLSVEPPKPDNPLLSAPNCIITPHVAWASFEARKRLLQMVADNLEHFIAGNPKNIVS, encoded by the coding sequence ATGAAAATAGTAATCCTCGACGGCTACACACTAAATCCTGGTGACCTGGACTGGGCGCCGCTGCATCTGCTTGGGAACGTGACAGTATACGACAGATCCAAAGAAGATGAAATCGTAGAGCGAGCGGCCGATGCTGAGATTATTCTGGTCAATAAAGTAGTACTCTCGGAAAAGATCCTGGACCAGCTGCCCAATGTCAAATACATAGGCGTAATGGCCACAGGCTTTAACAACATTGACATTGCCGCTGCTCAAAAGCACAACATCACTGTTACCAATGTAAAAGCTTATGGCCCTGCTTCCGTGGCGCAACAGACATTTGCCTTGCTGCTCGCCCTCGTCAACCATGCCGAATTGCACAGCCAAAGCGTTTTCAACGGTGAATGGGTTTCCTCTCCCGATTTCTGCTACTGGAAAACTCCATTGACCGAACTGGCCGGAAAAACAATGGGACTCGTCGGTCTTGGTGATATCGGTTCGCAAGTCGCGAAAATTGCACTGGCCTTTGGAATGAAAGTCGTTGCTTACCGCAAAAACCCCGCTCAAACAGACAATGACGACATTAAAATGGTCACACTGGAAGCGCTTTTCAAAAGCAGTGATGTAGTCAGTTTTCATTGTCCTTTGACCGAAGAAACCAAAAATCTGATCAATGCGGAGCGGTTATCATGGATGAAACCCAATGCAGTTATCCTCAATACCGGCCGCGGACCATTGATCAACGAAGCAGACCTCGCAGAAGCATTGCACAATGGCAGCATTGCAGGAGCAGGTCTGGATGTTTTGTCGGTTGAGCCACCCAAACCAGACAATCCACTATTATCAGCACCGAACTGCATCATTACGCCACACGTAGCCTGGGCATCATTTGAAGCAAGAAAGCGGCTTCTCCAAATGGTAGCAGATAATCTGGAACATTTCATTGCAGGCAACCCGAAGAATATAGTGTCTTGA
- a CDS encoding ATP-binding protein codes for MNFINRHIAESIQIQRDKYPVIAVTGPRQSGKTTLLKTLFNDYEYISLEDPNNRAFAQDDPLGFLSRYGSRIILDEAQQAPILFSYIQTLVDISGKMGQFVLSGSQNFHLIKNITQSLAGRVALFKLLPFDFDEMKSDNLLAEDYLSACINGFYPAIYDRDINPSVFYANYMQTYVERDVTELVNIRDTRQFRTFLGLCAARVGQLLNLNSLANECGISQPTAKAWISILESRYILFRLQPFYQDFNKRVVKTSKLYFYDTGLLCHILGIRNAEALRESPLRGNIFENMVIAEYQKKNEHQYLHQEYWFWRDSNGHEVDMLTQNGNVFDIFEIKATQTIMTEHFKGMNFFSDIALNKVGKKTLIYGGNEDQQRSLYTVSGWRNI; via the coding sequence ATGAACTTCATAAACAGACACATAGCCGAATCCATTCAGATACAGCGCGACAAGTATCCAGTCATTGCTGTGACGGGCCCAAGACAGTCTGGCAAAACAACCTTATTAAAAACACTTTTCAACGACTACGAATATATTTCACTTGAAGATCCGAACAATAGAGCGTTCGCACAGGACGATCCCTTAGGATTTTTAAGCAGATACGGAAGCCGGATAATTTTGGATGAAGCGCAGCAAGCCCCGATCCTATTCTCCTACATTCAAACTCTTGTAGACATCAGCGGAAAAATGGGCCAGTTCGTACTTTCCGGTTCACAAAATTTTCACTTAATAAAGAACATCACGCAAAGCCTGGCTGGAAGAGTCGCGTTATTCAAGCTTTTACCTTTTGATTTTGACGAAATGAAATCAGATAATTTACTGGCAGAAGATTATTTGAGCGCGTGCATCAACGGCTTTTATCCCGCTATTTACGATCGTGATATCAACCCATCCGTTTTCTACGCCAATTACATGCAAACCTATGTAGAACGTGATGTGACAGAACTGGTTAACATTCGTGATACGAGACAATTCAGAACATTCCTAGGCCTCTGTGCGGCGAGGGTTGGACAATTGTTAAACTTGAATTCCTTAGCTAATGAATGTGGCATTTCACAACCCACAGCCAAGGCGTGGATCTCTATCCTTGAAAGCAGATACATACTTTTCCGGCTTCAACCTTTTTATCAAGACTTCAACAAGAGAGTTGTTAAAACTTCGAAGCTGTATTTCTACGATACAGGCCTGTTGTGCCACATTCTAGGTATAAGAAATGCGGAAGCATTGCGTGAAAGTCCATTAAGGGGAAATATATTTGAAAACATGGTCATCGCCGAGTACCAAAAGAAAAACGAGCATCAGTACCTGCATCAGGAGTACTGGTTTTGGCGGGATTCCAATGGACATGAAGTGGATATGCTGACACAAAACGGCAATGTATTTGATATCTTCGAAATAAAGGCCACTCAGACCATTATGACGGAACATTTCAAAGGAATGAATTTTTTCAGTGATATTGCCTTGAATAAAGTCGGAAAGAAAACCTTGATATACGGAGGTAATGAAGATCAGCAAAGAAGCCTTTATACGGTTTCAGGATGGAGAAATATTTAA